In the Pseudomonas sp. ADAK2 genome, one interval contains:
- a CDS encoding alpha-xenorhabdolysin family binary toxin subunit A: MAVVLKDSDSSNDLPKAVLHLISGEYPGVARSAGVLTKEDVIKIKQYVKKGLSLPSELPEVESYLKYTKVNIAGLEPSDIQVLFKKIRIHAASWDAVENKIVQQSIDLSSAAKNIVSSGGEIISVIKEMPIMERVRTTLGGLSNRDLEGITYTSDDGEVASAVTEIIELMKVDIKRQQGATKELKDRISNFKIELAGGELSTGKRVFGLQSEVKAKYDLMERSNLLESIASSKETIRTKKDRITQLDKDYDYYVGMSFSGGLPIFWPISGSIFGPKAETARKERNALKAEVDALELAVSGKENLQSAMESSLSSFGDLGIRMAGAEAALNILNTMWQTILSKIDASAEQFGRINNALRLTSFVAEFALVIDPWRDVKNTAGELVATFNEALEEYKKNFD; encoded by the coding sequence ATGGCTGTTGTGCTGAAAGATTCAGACAGTAGTAATGACCTGCCCAAAGCAGTACTGCATCTGATTTCAGGGGAATATCCGGGTGTTGCGCGTAGCGCAGGGGTATTGACCAAAGAAGACGTGATCAAGATCAAACAGTATGTGAAGAAAGGCTTGTCGCTGCCGAGCGAGTTGCCGGAAGTCGAGTCTTATCTGAAATACACCAAAGTGAATATCGCCGGCCTGGAGCCAAGCGATATTCAAGTTTTATTCAAAAAAATCCGCATTCACGCCGCCAGTTGGGATGCGGTGGAAAACAAGATCGTCCAGCAAAGCATCGACTTGAGCTCTGCGGCTAAAAACATCGTCAGCAGTGGCGGGGAAATCATTTCCGTGATCAAGGAAATGCCGATCATGGAGCGGGTCCGAACCACCCTGGGCGGGCTGAGCAACCGTGATCTGGAAGGCATCACCTACACCTCTGACGACGGTGAAGTGGCGTCGGCCGTGACAGAAATCATCGAGTTGATGAAGGTCGATATCAAACGTCAGCAGGGCGCAACGAAAGAGCTGAAAGACCGAATTTCAAACTTCAAGATCGAGCTGGCGGGCGGCGAACTGTCGACGGGCAAGCGGGTATTCGGGTTGCAGTCCGAGGTCAAGGCCAAGTACGACTTGATGGAGCGCAGTAACTTGCTCGAATCCATCGCCAGTTCCAAGGAAACCATTCGCACCAAAAAAGACCGGATTACCCAGTTGGACAAGGACTACGACTATTACGTCGGCATGTCGTTCTCCGGCGGGCTGCCGATCTTCTGGCCGATTTCAGGCTCGATCTTTGGCCCGAAAGCCGAAACCGCGCGCAAAGAGCGCAATGCGCTGAAGGCCGAAGTTGACGCGTTGGAGTTGGCTGTCAGCGGTAAGGAAAACCTGCAGAGCGCGATGGAAAGTTCATTGTCGAGCTTCGGCGACCTCGGCATTCGCATGGCCGGCGCTGAAGCGGCGCTGAATATCCTGAACACAATGTGGCAAACCATCCTGAGCAAGATCGATGCGTCGGCCGAGCAATTTGGCCGCATCAACAATGCTTTGCGCCTGAC
- a CDS encoding helix-turn-helix domain-containing protein, with product MTACNPLQVQAFNTADVAEQIRATPGWVQHYQQMSPGHFAGLVRYLDLQGVEIYEEHMNTRVEQNFSAPQGSLAFCFDRSDNSLYVLNGESRNIWITPENYQEIAVVFGPEFVQRHGLNVARLEGLFMSPLNCQQNALFSRWLSGTLTRLAQTLDPPSREALTLQLLEDCLYILDNACVRLDQGGLQRRTEERTIMKRVGEWAADAPEETLNLLELSQVAGVSLRQLQHAFKAFTGMTPTHWLRLRRLNSAHRELLSRTAMQTTVAEVAMHWSFWHLGRFSSSYFALFKELPSETLKRGTRV from the coding sequence ATGACAGCGTGCAATCCGTTACAAGTCCAAGCGTTCAATACCGCCGATGTCGCCGAGCAAATCCGCGCCACACCGGGCTGGGTGCAGCATTACCAGCAGATGTCGCCGGGGCATTTCGCCGGGCTGGTGCGCTATCTGGACCTGCAAGGCGTGGAGATTTACGAAGAACACATGAACACCCGGGTCGAGCAGAATTTCAGTGCGCCGCAGGGTTCGCTGGCGTTCTGTTTTGATCGCAGCGACAACTCGCTGTACGTGTTGAATGGCGAAAGTCGCAACATCTGGATCACCCCGGAGAACTACCAGGAGATCGCTGTGGTGTTCGGTCCGGAGTTCGTGCAGCGCCATGGTTTGAATGTGGCGCGCCTGGAAGGGCTGTTCATGTCGCCGCTCAATTGCCAGCAGAACGCGCTGTTCAGCCGCTGGTTAAGCGGGACGTTGACCCGGTTGGCACAAACGCTGGACCCGCCCAGTCGCGAAGCCTTGACCCTGCAATTGCTGGAAGACTGCCTGTACATCCTCGATAACGCCTGTGTGCGCCTGGATCAGGGCGGGTTGCAGCGACGGACCGAGGAGCGAACGATCATGAAGCGCGTCGGCGAATGGGCCGCGGATGCGCCGGAAGAAACCCTCAACTTGCTGGAGCTTTCCCAGGTTGCCGGGGTTTCGCTGCGTCAGTTGCAACATGCGTTCAAGGCTTTTACCGGCATGACGCCGACCCATTGGTTGCGCTTGCGCCGGCTCAATAGCGCGCACCGCGAATTGCTCAGCCGCACGGCGATGCAGACCACGGTCGCCGAAGTGGCGATGCATTGGTCGTTCTGGCATTTGGGGAGGTTTTCCAGCAGTTACTTCGCGTTGTTCAAAGAGTTGCCGAGTGAGACGCTCAAGCGTGGAACTCGAGTGTAA
- a CDS encoding glutamine synthetase family protein codes for MNVPFDQLFTWLKDHKITEVECVVSDLTGIARGKIAPTNKFLHERGMRLPESVLLQTVTGDFVDDDIYYDLLDPADIDMVCKPVADAVYVIPWAIEPTAIVIHDTFDKFGNPIELSPRNVLKKVLQLYTDKGWKPIVAPEMEFYLTQRCEDPDLPLKAPLGRSGRAESGRQSFSIDAANEFDPLFEDVYDWCELQGLDLDTLIHEDGPAQMEINFRHGDALDLADQITVFKRTLREAALKHNVTATFMAKPIGDEPGSAMHLHQSVVDIVTGQPIFADAEGKMSELFLHHIGGLQKYIPKVLPMFAPNVNSFRRFLPDTSAPVNVEWGEENRTVGLRVPTSTPDAMRVENRLPGADANPYLAIAASLLCGYLGMVEKIEPSAAVQGRAYERRNLRLPITIEDALSQMEECETVGRYLGSKFVRGYVAVKRAEHENFKRVISSWEREFLLLSV; via the coding sequence ATGAATGTCCCTTTCGATCAGCTGTTCACGTGGCTGAAAGATCACAAGATTACTGAGGTCGAGTGTGTGGTCAGCGACTTGACCGGCATCGCTCGCGGCAAGATTGCACCCACCAACAAGTTCCTGCATGAGCGAGGCATGCGCCTGCCGGAAAGTGTGCTTTTGCAAACAGTAACCGGGGATTTTGTCGACGACGACATCTACTACGACCTGCTCGACCCGGCCGATATCGACATGGTCTGCAAGCCCGTGGCCGACGCGGTTTACGTGATTCCATGGGCCATCGAGCCGACCGCCATCGTGATTCACGACACCTTCGACAAGTTCGGCAACCCGATCGAACTGTCGCCGCGCAACGTGCTGAAGAAAGTCTTGCAGCTGTACACCGACAAGGGCTGGAAGCCGATTGTCGCGCCGGAAATGGAGTTCTACCTGACCCAGCGTTGCGAAGACCCGGACTTGCCACTCAAGGCGCCACTGGGCCGTTCCGGTCGGGCGGAAAGTGGCCGGCAGTCGTTCTCCATCGACGCCGCCAACGAATTCGACCCGCTGTTCGAAGACGTCTACGACTGGTGTGAACTCCAGGGCCTGGACCTCGACACGCTGATCCACGAAGACGGCCCGGCGCAGATGGAAATCAACTTCCGTCACGGTGATGCCCTCGACCTGGCCGACCAGATCACCGTGTTCAAGCGCACCCTGCGCGAAGCGGCGCTCAAGCACAACGTCACCGCGACCTTCATGGCCAAGCCGATTGGTGACGAGCCAGGCAGCGCCATGCATTTGCACCAGAGCGTGGTCGACATCGTCACTGGCCAGCCGATCTTCGCCGATGCCGAGGGCAAGATGAGCGAGCTGTTCCTGCACCACATCGGCGGCCTGCAAAAGTACATCCCGAAAGTGCTGCCGATGTTCGCGCCCAACGTGAACTCGTTCCGCCGCTTCCTGCCGGACACCTCGGCACCGGTGAACGTCGAATGGGGCGAAGAAAACCGCACTGTCGGCCTGCGTGTGCCGACCTCGACTCCCGACGCCATGCGCGTGGAAAACCGTCTGCCGGGCGCCGACGCCAACCCGTACCTGGCGATTGCCGCGAGCCTGTTGTGCGGCTACCTGGGCATGGTCGAGAAGATCGAGCCGAGCGCTGCGGTGCAGGGCCGCGCCTATGAACGGCGCAACCTGCGCCTGCCGATCACCATCGAAGACGCCCTGAGCCAGATGGAAGAGTGCGAAACCGTCGGCCGTTACCTGGGCAGCAAATTCGTGCGCGGGTATGTCGCGGTGAAGCGCGCCGAGCATGAAAATTTCAAGCGCGTGATCAGCTCCTGGGAGCGGGAGTTTTTGCTGCTGAGCGTTTAA
- a CDS encoding polyamine ABC transporter substrate-binding protein: MRLLKSVVPVALAILFSAVAQAQPQVSVYNWTDYIGETTLADFQGKTGIKVIYDVFDSNETLEGKLLAGRTGYDVVVPSNHFLARQVKAGAFLKLDRSQLPNFKNLDPKLLTLLEKNDPENAHSVPYLWGTNGIGYNVDKVKQVLGIDHIDSWAVLFEPENIKKLSQCGVSMMDSADEVFPAVLNYMGMDPRSENPEDFKKAEAKLMSIRPYITYFHSSKYVSDLANGDICVAFGYSGDVFQAANRAKEAKNGVNIAYAIPKEGSNLWFDLLAIPADASNPKEAHAFINYLLDPQVIAKVSASVGYANPNPAAKPYMDEALVNNPEVYPSQAVLDKLYISTTPPQAIMRLMTRSWSKVKSNK; encoded by the coding sequence ATGCGTCTATTGAAATCCGTGGTTCCGGTCGCGCTGGCGATCCTGTTCAGCGCCGTTGCCCAGGCTCAGCCACAGGTCAGCGTCTACAACTGGACCGATTACATCGGCGAAACCACCCTCGCCGACTTCCAGGGCAAAACCGGGATCAAGGTGATCTACGACGTATTCGATTCCAACGAAACCCTGGAAGGCAAATTGCTTGCCGGCCGCACCGGGTATGACGTGGTGGTGCCGTCCAACCACTTCCTCGCGCGCCAGGTGAAGGCCGGGGCGTTCCTTAAACTGGACCGCTCGCAGCTGCCGAACTTCAAGAACCTCGACCCGAAACTGCTCACGCTGCTGGAGAAAAACGACCCCGAGAACGCGCACTCAGTGCCGTACTTGTGGGGCACCAACGGCATTGGCTACAACGTCGACAAGGTCAAGCAAGTGCTGGGCATCGACCATATCGATTCCTGGGCCGTGCTGTTTGAACCGGAGAACATCAAGAAACTCAGCCAGTGCGGCGTGTCGATGATGGACTCGGCGGATGAAGTGTTCCCGGCGGTGCTCAACTACATGGGCATGGACCCACGCAGCGAGAACCCCGAGGATTTCAAAAAGGCTGAAGCCAAGCTGATGAGCATTCGGCCGTACATCACCTATTTCCACTCGTCGAAGTACGTGTCTGACCTGGCCAACGGCGACATCTGCGTGGCGTTCGGTTACTCCGGCGACGTGTTCCAGGCTGCCAACCGGGCCAAGGAAGCGAAGAACGGCGTGAACATCGCCTATGCCATTCCAAAGGAAGGCAGCAACCTGTGGTTTGACCTGCTGGCGATTCCCGCCGACGCCAGCAACCCGAAAGAAGCCCACGCCTTCATCAATTACCTGCTGGACCCGCAAGTGATCGCCAAGGTCAGCGCCTCGGTGGGTTACGCCAACCCGAACCCGGCCGCCAAGCCATACATGGACGAAGCGTTGGTGAACAACCCTGAGGTCTACCCTTCCCAGGCAGTCCTCGACAAACTCTACATTTCTACCACCCCGCCCCAGGCGATCATGCGTTTGATGACCCGTTCCTGGAGCAAAGTGAAGTCCAACAAATGA
- a CDS encoding NAD(P)/FAD-dependent oxidoreductase, protein MNQFSNEHAHSYYAATAKSLAPYPTLAADLDADVCVIGGGFTGVNTAIELAQRGLSVILLEARRIGWGASGRNGGQLIRGIGHDVSGFARYVGEEGVRYMEQAGVESVALVGNRIREHGIDCDLRWGFCELANTAAQFAAFKVEQAGLIELGYAHETRLVGPEQIRQQVVNSGVYAGGLIDMGSGHLHPLNLVLGEARLAESLGVRIFEQSPVLELIHGSTVQVRCAGGTIRAGSVVLGCNAHLEELEPKLSGKVLPAGSYIIATEPLPEEVAAQLIPQNLALCDQKVGLDYYRLSADRRLLFGGACHYSGRDPSDIGAYMRPAMLKVFPQLANVRIDYQWGGKIGISANRFPQVGRLSQHPNVFYAQGYSGHGLNVTHWCAKLLGEAIHAGHSKGFDVFSAVPHMTFPGGRALRSPLLALGMFWYRLREMLG, encoded by the coding sequence ATGAATCAGTTCAGCAACGAACACGCCCATTCCTATTACGCTGCCACGGCGAAGAGCCTGGCACCCTACCCCACGCTGGCCGCGGACCTCGACGCCGATGTCTGCGTGATCGGCGGCGGGTTCACCGGTGTTAATACCGCCATCGAACTGGCGCAGCGTGGGCTGTCGGTGATCCTGCTGGAGGCCCGGCGCATTGGCTGGGGCGCCAGCGGGCGCAACGGCGGGCAGTTGATTCGCGGCATCGGCCATGATGTCAGCGGTTTTGCCCGCTATGTCGGTGAAGAAGGCGTGCGTTACATGGAGCAGGCCGGGGTCGAATCCGTGGCGCTGGTGGGCAATCGCATCCGCGAACACGGGATCGACTGCGACCTGCGCTGGGGCTTCTGTGAACTGGCCAACACGGCGGCGCAGTTTGCGGCGTTCAAGGTGGAACAGGCAGGTCTCATCGAGCTGGGTTATGCCCATGAGACCCGGTTGGTGGGGCCGGAACAGATTCGTCAGCAAGTGGTGAATTCCGGGGTGTATGCCGGTGGCCTGATCGACATGGGCTCCGGGCATTTGCACCCGCTCAACCTGGTCCTTGGCGAAGCGCGGCTGGCGGAATCCCTCGGCGTGCGAATCTTTGAGCAAAGCCCGGTGCTGGAATTGATCCATGGCAGTACCGTGCAGGTCCGTTGCGCTGGCGGCACGATCCGCGCCGGCAGCGTGGTGCTGGGTTGCAACGCGCATCTTGAAGAACTGGAACCGAAACTCAGCGGCAAGGTGCTGCCGGCGGGCAGTTACATCATTGCCACCGAGCCTTTGCCCGAAGAGGTCGCCGCGCAGTTGATCCCGCAGAACCTGGCGCTGTGCGACCAGAAAGTCGGCCTGGATTACTACCGGCTCTCGGCGGACCGGCGCTTGCTGTTCGGCGGCGCCTGCCACTACTCCGGGCGCGATCCTTCGGACATAGGCGCTTATATGCGCCCGGCCATGCTCAAGGTGTTCCCGCAACTGGCCAACGTGCGCATTGATTATCAATGGGGCGGCAAGATCGGCATCTCGGCCAACCGCTTTCCCCAGGTCGGCCGCTTGAGCCAGCACCCGAACGTGTTCTACGCCCAAGGGTATTCCGGCCATGGCCTGAACGTGACCCACTGGTGCGCCAAGCTGCTGGGTGAAGCGATCCACGCCGGCCACAGCAAAGGTTTCGATGTCTTCAGCGCCGTGCCGCACATGACCTTCCCCGGCGGCCGCGCCTTGCGTTCACCGCTGCTGGCGCTGGGCATGTTCTGGTATCGCTTGCGCGAGATGCTTGGCTGA
- a CDS encoding paraquat-inducible protein A: protein MATTDQLIICEHCDCVYEKVTLAKHQKTLCTRCGGVLQRYNGLTLEQRLALTFTALVLWIFANFFPVMSISLKGLKNSATLWDSVLALSLGPITFIAMVAAISMIIAPIIQLVLLIWVLSFALARQRAPGFRFSMRWLETLRPWSMLEVCLLGAMVAVIKLAGLLDVLPGIGLFALAILSLMMIRIAGRDIRELWDDL from the coding sequence ATGGCCACGACTGACCAGTTGATCATCTGCGAGCACTGCGACTGCGTGTATGAAAAAGTCACGCTCGCCAAACATCAGAAAACCCTGTGCACCCGCTGCGGCGGCGTGCTCCAGCGGTATAACGGCCTGACGCTGGAGCAGCGCCTGGCCTTGACCTTCACGGCGCTGGTGCTGTGGATTTTCGCCAACTTTTTCCCGGTCATGAGCATCAGCCTCAAAGGCCTGAAAAACAGCGCCACGCTCTGGGATTCGGTACTGGCCCTGAGCCTGGGGCCGATCACCTTTATCGCCATGGTCGCCGCCATCTCCATGATCATCGCGCCGATTATCCAACTGGTGCTGTTGATCTGGGTCCTGAGCTTCGCCCTCGCCCGTCAGCGCGCGCCGGGGTTCCGCTTCAGCATGCGCTGGCTGGAAACCCTCAGGCCCTGGAGCATGCTGGAAGTCTGTCTGCTGGGGGCGATGGTAGCGGTGATCAAGCTCGCCGGGTTGCTGGATGTGTTGCCTGGCATCGGCCTGTTTGCCCTGGCCATTCTCAGCCTGATGATGATCCGCATTGCCGGGCGCGACATCCGTGAATTGTGGGACGACCTATGA
- a CDS encoding paraquat-inducible protein A has translation MTTPPVASELGLCLCHSCGMACDTSNDPHECERCGAPLHRRKVNSLARTWAYLFAALAFYVPANLLPVMNTRMVGNGADSTIMSGVLEFWEAGAWDIALIIFIASIAVPGIKFVALTLLLVTVQRDSLWARKERSKLFRFVEVIGYWSMLDVIVVALVASLVKFQALADIEPRPGILFFGLVVVFTMLSAMSFDPRLIWDKAPHNEEVTDEVASH, from the coding sequence ATGACAACGCCACCGGTCGCCAGCGAACTGGGCCTGTGCCTGTGTCACAGCTGCGGCATGGCCTGTGACACGAGCAATGATCCTCACGAGTGCGAACGCTGCGGTGCCCCGCTGCATCGGCGCAAGGTCAATTCACTGGCCCGGACCTGGGCCTACTTGTTCGCCGCGCTGGCGTTCTATGTCCCGGCCAATCTGCTGCCGGTGATGAACACCCGAATGGTCGGCAATGGCGCCGACAGCACCATCATGAGCGGCGTGCTGGAGTTTTGGGAGGCCGGTGCCTGGGACATCGCCCTGATCATCTTCATCGCCAGTATCGCCGTGCCCGGCATCAAATTCGTCGCCTTGACGCTGCTGCTGGTGACCGTCCAGCGTGACAGCCTGTGGGCGCGCAAGGAGCGCTCCAAGCTGTTCCGCTTCGTCGAGGTCATCGGTTACTGGTCGATGCTCGACGTGATCGTCGTCGCGCTGGTTGCCTCACTGGTGAAATTCCAGGCCCTGGCCGACATCGAGCCGCGTCCGGGCATTCTGTTTTTTGGCCTGGTGGTGGTGTTTACCATGCTCTCGGCCATGAGTTTCGATCCACGATTGATCTGGGATAAAGCGCCCCATAACGAGGAGGTCACGGATGAAGTCGCAAGCCACTGA